DNA from Candidatus Saccharimonadales bacterium:
CAACAACCATGGCATTAAATTGCTTGGTCGCGATTGGAGTGCCGGGGCCTACAAACATGCAGCTTTCACGGAAAGTTACTAGACCCCAGTTTTCCATTGCTCCGGCACTAAAATCTGGCAAGGCAAGTAGGTCGCATTTTGGCAATGGATAGGGAGTGCCAAAGTAATCGTCAAAATAGTCCAAAAATTTTGCTGCAACGTTTAGAACAAATTCAGTTTCGCCTACATGATCGAGCGTGCTGTATGCTCGAATTTTTACGCCACTTGCCGAGGTTGTTTCGGTAAAGCCCAGCTCGCCGGCCGCGAACGCAAGTAAGTAAGTGCTCATTTTTGGGGTTCGCTCAAACGTGGTGATCTGCGAAAGCTCATGCGTGACCTGTTTTTTAACAGGAGTGTTAGCAAGCGCTACCAATCCTTTTTTGGTTGTGAGCGTTAAGTCGAAAGTAGCTTTAGCGGCAGGTTCATCTATGCAGGGAAAGGCTTCGCGTGCTGAGTGGCTTTCGAATTGCGTTGCGAAAATCTCTTTGTCGTTGCCAAGATATTGGTAGGGGCAAGCGTATATCCCAGCCAGTGTTTCAGTTATTTTACCGCTAAACTCGATAGTGATAACTTGTTCGCCTTTTGCAAAGTCTCCATTTATTTGCAGTTCGTCGTGAGAACCTTGCTTAAACCTAACTGCAGTGTTGTTGACTTTTAGTTTAGAGATTCTTAAGCCCTTGCTATGCAGTGTGATGGTTTTGCTGTTTTTTGGTAGTTTGCCGGCTATAATGACTTGGCCGGAAAAGTCGCGTTTGTGGGCACTCAGCAGGTCGATGTGTAGTTTGTAATTATCAACTTTAAAAAGTGGGCTTAGATGGCGAATAAGTTCTGGCATTGCTTTTTATTCTAACATGGGCTAGTATTAAGTAGTACTCATCCGGCCAGCAGGTCGGATTTTTCAATAAGGAGACATATGGACGATTTAAATGTAAAACAATTAGGGCTTTCTGCTAAGCAGATCGCCGACGAAAAAAACCTACCAGAAGACATGGTTCATGACATTATCGAGCAGGCAATTGCCGCCGCTTATCGCCGTGACTTTGGTGATCGAGAGCAAGAAGTTCGCGCAACTCTAAACACCAGCACAGGCGAGGCTACTGTTTACGTTAGCAAAGAAGTTGTTGATGAAGTTAGCGACGAAACTATGGAAATAAGCCTAGCAGACGCTAAAAAAATCAAAAAAGACGCAGCAGTAGGAGAGACCGTTGAAGTCACTGACCATCCAAAAACTTTTGGCCGTGTGGCTGCACAAACTGCAAAACAAGTTATTTTGCAAAAGTTACGCGAAGCTGAGCGTGAAGTTGTAATGGCAGAGTTTGCGGACAAAATTGGGACTGTTATTACAGGTACAGTTCAGCGTGTTGAACCACGTGTTGTTCGCGTTGAGCTTGGCAAAGCGTCGGGCATTATCCCACTTTCAGAGCAAATTCCGGGCGAATACTACAGTATCGGTGCGCGTGTAAAGGTCTACTTAAAAGATGTTGAGCGCGGTAATCGTGGCCCACAGCTTATTTTGAGTCGTGCAAATGAAGCCTTTGTTGAGTACTTGTTCCGTCAAGAAGTCCCAGAAATGGAAACGGGTGCTGTAGAGATTAAGGCGATTGCTCGCGAAGCCGGCAGACGCACAAAGATTGCAGTATTAAGCACGGTTCCTGGTGTTGACCCCGTCGGAACTTTCGTTGGCGGTCATGGAACTCGTGTTCAAGCCGTTATGAATGAAATTGGCGAAAACGAAAAGGTTGACATTATAACCTTTAGCGATGATGCGCAAACATTTATTACAAACGCCTTGAGCCCAGCCGAAGTCGTAAGTATAAAAATTGATCAAGACAAAAAACACGCGAAAGTTGCAGTTGACCCTTCGCAGCTTTCGGTTGCAATCGGTCGAGGTGGTCAAAACGTTCGCTTGGCTAGTCGATTGACTGGCTACGAGCTTGATATCGAAGCTGCTAACGGTGAGGCTAAAAACTCCAAACCAAAACCTAAAAAGAATATTGAGGATTCGCTACTGAACGCGATCGAAGAAAACCAATAGCAAACAGCGCCCAGCAGAGGGCGCTTTTGTTTACATACGGCGATTAATGTTGTATAATTTGCCGAAAGTGAACAAGTTAAAACTCGTTTTAGTTGCAGTGGCATCGTTTATTTTTGTGGCGCTTGTGGCCTACTTTTTTGTGCTGCCTGCGATTCTAGTGGGCGAATATAAAAATACTATTGGAGTGACGCAGCCCAAGGTTGACAGTGCTGTGAACGCTGTAGTGGCATACAAAAGCGAAGACTCTTTCGTTAGTATCGAGGTTGATCCTAACGAGCTGCACACCGATCTTGATAACGCCAAACTTGCAATCGAGGCAGCCGAAGAAAGCTTACAACAACATGAATCAAAACTATTGTCCCTGAAGGTTTTACCTTTTCTAGATTTCAATCCCGAGTACAAAACTGCAATACAGCTTAAAAATGCCGAGATTTCGTACGTTCAAACCTGCTGGGATGTCATAAGCGAAGCCAAGCAAACAATTGGATATGCGACTAAGACTTTGCCGGTGATTGAAAAGTTGAATGAGGCCGACGCAAAATATGAAAGCACGAGTACTGCAACTAGCGTCGCTCAAATAAGTATAGCTTTTGCTGATTCGGCAAAAATTTATCAGGACGCTGCTGCTGAGTTCGAACTGATTCAGGCGCCTGAGTCAGTTAAAAAGTATCACGAACAAAATGTAGTTGAAGCTAAACGTGTCGCAGTTACGGTTCGCGACATGCTAAATGCAATAAATTCTGCAGATTACAACGAGCTTGTGAGTTTGGAACAAACAGCATATTTGGCGGCAGAGAATGCTGGCGCTAAAGCCGAAGAAAGCGCAACAAACTACATTAAAGAATCTGTTTTAAAAAAGCTTAGTGACAAAATCAAGGAAGACCAGCAAGCGATTGGCGCACATGTCGGCGAACTCTAACTAGCACTCTTGCATACTGAGTGCTAGTTTTCTATAATTAAGGTATGGAAAACAGTTGGAGTAGATATGAACAGCGCTAATGACTTTTTTGAGTTTATAAACTACTTAACTGATAATGCAAAGTCGAGTTTGCAGCGCGCAGACACTATCGCGAGGAGTCTGGGGTCTGCTTATATAGGAACTGAGCATTTGCTTTTGGGTGTTTTGAGCCAAGAGAGTTCGGTCGCATCGCAACTTTTGGTGGAATCTGGTGTAACTTTGGAACGGGCGCGTGTTGCACTTAATTTAACGCCTCGTGCGTTAGTTGTTAACAGTGGTGCCAAAGGACTTAGCGAGACTGCAAAGTTGACCTTAAAGCTTAGTTGGGATATTGCGCAGGAATTCAATCAGGATTTTTGTGGCACTGAACATATTTTATTTAGTATTCTAAGTCAAAAAAACGCTCGAGCCACTGTGTTATTGCGCGACATGAATGTTGATGTCGATCAGCTAACGGCTCAGCTCGAGCAGTATTTAAATCGACAGCAGGAATATCGCGGTACGTCTCCAACCAAAGCTCAGCAGAGCAAGCTCAGTGCAAGTTTAGGTAAGTTTGGTGTAGATCTAACGGACAAAGCGGCACGAGGGGAGCTAGATCCGGTGATTGGTCGTGATAAGCAAATTAAGCGAATGATCACAATTTTGGGCCGACGCAGTAAAAATAATCCTGTGTTATTGGGTGATCCAGGTGTAGGTAAAACTGCTATCGTTGAGGGGTTAGCTCAGCGAATCGTTGCCGAGGAAGTTCCTGACTTTTTGCTAGATAAGCAAATTTTTATGTTGGATCTAGCGGGGATGATCGCCGGTACGAAATATCGTGGTGAGTTTGAAGAGCGCCTTAAGAAGCTGATCAATGAGATGAAGACGAATCCAAATCTGATCGTGTTTATAGATGAAATTCATTTGCTTTCGGGAGCGGGTGCAGCCGAAGGTGCGATTGATGCTGGTAATATGCTTAAACCTGCGCTTGCTCGCGGTAAGGCTCGCGTGATTGGCGCAACGACAACGGATGAATACCGCAAGCATATAGAAAAAGACACTGCCCTAGAGCGCAGATTCCAAACCGTAACGGTGCCAGAGCCAAGTGTTAAAGAGTCAGTCGCGATTTTAAGAGGTCTTAAAAAATATTACGAACGACATCACGGCGTTGAGGTGGCGGATGAGGTAATTGACGACGTAGCCTATTTGGCAAAACGCTACATCGGCGATCGCTTTATGCCTGATAAAGCGATTGATTTACTGGACGAAGCTGCTGCAACCGTGCGCGTGGAAAAAGGTAAAACTCCTGTTGAGCTACGTAAATTAACACAAGAGCTCAAGCAGCTTTCGGCAAAAATGGAAGAATCCGTTGAAGCCGAAGACTACGAACGAGCTGCTTTGTACAAAACGCGTATTAGCCAAATAAATGGCCAAATTAACAAGTTGCGCAATAATAAACAAGATGGTGAAAAATTGACAGTAACTAGTGATGATGTCGCTAAAACGATTTCAACCATGACTGGAGTTCCAGTTGAACGTGTAATTAAAAGTGAAGCTAAGTACCTGTTGCATCTCGAGAAGCATTTAGCGAAAAGTATAATCGGTCAACAAGAGGCCGTAGAGGCTGTAGCGCGTGCGATTCGTCGTAACAGGGTTGGAATTGGTGAGCAAAAACGACCTATTGGATCCTTTTTGTTTATGGGTCCAACAGGTGTAGGTAAAACAGAGCTAGCGCGAGTTTTGGCTCGTGAGCTTTTTGGCAGTAGCGATTCGTTAATCAAGATCGACATGAGCGAATTTTCAGAGCGTCATACTTCAGCGCGTCTAGTTGGCGCACCAGCTGGTTATGTGGGTTACGACGATGCTGGTCAGTTGACTGATAAAATTCGTCGTCAGCCGTACAGTGTGGTGCTTTTTGATGAGATTGAAAAAGCCCACCCAGATGTGTTTAACATTTTGTTGCAGATTTTAGAAGATGGTCAGTTGAGTGATGCTAAAGGACGTAAGGTTGATTTTACAAATACAGTTGTAATTTTAACGAGCAACCTTGGTGCTGAGCGCATGCAAAAAGAGGCTTCACTTGGCTTTACTGCAACATCGGCGAAAGATCGTGACAATTTAAATGATCTGCATAATAAAAATCGTGACGCAGCAATGGCGGAACTTAAAAAGTCTATGCGCCCAGAGCTTATTAACCGCTTTGATAAGATTGTGGTTTTTGGTGCGCACACTAAACCTGAGGTTAAAAAAATCCTTGACGTTGAGCTCGCAAAACTTGAAAAACGATTGTCACGCCAGCACGTTGCGGTTAAATTAAATGCGGCAGCCAAAGCTTTGATGATTGAATTTGGTTACGATCCACAGAATGGAGTAAGGCCTCTCCGGCGCGCAATACAAGATCACATTGAAGACGAAATAGCTGCAGGATTATTGGAAGAGCGTTATACTAAAGGGGATGTCATTGCCGTTGCAGCAAAACGAGGAAAGTTCAGTTTTACCCGAATCGGAGAGTAAAACTAATAACGTTATTAAGAACGTTCTATATACGATCTTAATTTGTTTGAGCTTCTATAGTGCATGGTGGATTTTTACTCACGGCCAACAGTGGGTGGATTTTTGGCGTTATCGGTTTTACTCTCCGCCTGCCGAGGTGGTCGCGATTGCTGATAAGGTCGAAATGACAGACGAGGCGCGTTATATATTTTATGTCTCTGATCCGGCAGTTGAGACTGCTGACGATTTTAACTCACATTGTTCCGGTCTAGAAGGCGAGCAGACGGCTGTTTTGGGCTGCTATAGGTTGCAAAAAATATTCCTATATGATGTTACTGATCCGCGACTTTACGGAATTAAAGAGGTAACAGCAGCACATGAAATGCTGCATGCGGTTTATGAACGCTTGCCGCTAGACGAAAAGCTGCAAGTAAATAAGTTAATCCAGGAGGAATTGCCAAAAATTCAGGATGAGCACGTTAAAGAACTCGCTGAACTTTACGGGAAAGACGGTCTGGACGTTTTGTGGAACGAAATGCATTCGGTTTTAGGCAGTGAGTTTAGATCACTTTCGCCCGAACTCGAACAACACTATGCTAAATACTTTAAGGATCGCAGCAAAGTAGTTACCTTGTCAGAATCTTATCAATCTGTATTTAAGGCATCTAAGGCGCGTTTGAGTGATTATGATCGGCAGTTGAATGACATTAAAGTTGCGATTGATGCCGATTATGCTGAAATTGATAGCCGCATCAATACTATCAACGCAGAATCAAGCAGGCTGAATAATTTACGAGCTACTGATCCTGAAGCTTACAATTTAGCAGTTCCTAGCTATAATGCTTTGGTCCAGGGATATAACGCCCTGGTTGTTGAAACGCGCGGTTTGATTGATAGATATAATGCTTTGGTCGAAGCGCGTAATAGCGAAGCAGCGACGCAAAATAGCTTGTATAACAGTTTGAATAGTCATTACGAGCCGATTCAATAAGTTTATTGTTGTTCGGGGGCTGTAGCGTCATCTCTGCTACAGCCCCCGTGCACCTTGTGGGCGGTCAGCTCACAGCGCGTTTCGCATCTCCAGGAACTTGGCGACGAGCTTGTCCGCCAGGCTCGGGTGCCAGTTGTTACTGTTGAGCAGCGCGAGTGTCATCGCCACTTCGGTCAGCGAGTTGCTGCTCAGTGCGCGGACGGCCGCCAGTCGAGCTTCGGCGTAGGACTCGATCGGACTCTCCCAGTTGAAGTCGCTCTGCTGGGTGTGCTTGACGTGCCGGGCGACCAGGTCGTTCCATCCCTCGGGCCGTGGCAGTTCGGTGACGCGCGCCGGGAAGAACTCCCCGACATTTCTGCCACCGATCCCCATCCGCCGGTAGGCGAGGTAGCGCTCGATGTTTCGCACCAGGTTGAACAGCTCGAGGAAGGTCTCGCTGTCAGCCTCGTTGATGCCTTCGAGCAACTCGTCGTACCGGAACTTGAGGGCCAGGTTGAGGGTGGTATCGAGCCAGTCGTGCGGCAGCTGGTAGCACTCGAGCAGGATCACGGTAGCCTCGCTGAGGCCAGTGTAGGTCCAGCCCGTCCGCCTCGCCAGTTCGATCAGCTTCAGAACGCTGGCGAGGGATTCCTTCGCCGTTCCCGGGTTGGCCTGCCATTGCGCCAGGAGATCGCCGAACTGCTGCATCACCTCATCGGCCTTCTGCATGGCCTTGTAGTGATCCTGGAGCGTGTAGTACTTCGAGAGATCGGTCGGCTTGGCCACATGCGCAATGCCGTACCACGCCGACGGGTTGTCGAACAGGTCGCTCATCGCGCCCCGGTCGTCCGACTCAGCTCGCCCGATCAGCCGCAGGAACTCGGCCAGTCGCTCAGCCGTCTCAGCCTGTGAAGCTGCCCTGGTCTGAGCGATCGTCTTGTTCCTCTTGCTGAGCGCGAACATTGCCGCAACGAACACGGCAACAAGTAGCAGTGCTACTAAGACCCAAACCATTGGGTCCACCTCACTTTCGCTTGGGTGCTTGCAAATTATATAATAAGTTAAACACATTGCCAAATTTTGATACAATAAATTTAATGCCGAAAAAACCCACAAGTCAGTACGTCTGCCAGCAATGCTCCGCCATAAGGACAAAATGGGCGGGGCGTTGCGATAGCTGTGGAGCGTGGAATAGTTTAGTTGAGCAGCCAGTCGAACCAACGGGTGCAAGTGCGGTTGCCAGTAGTCATGGAAAGGCCCTGCAACCAAGTAGCATTACAAAGGTTGAGGCTAGCGATCAGGCTGGTCGAATTACGTCTGGGATTCCAGATGTGGACTCAGTTCTGGGCGGTGGAATTGTGCCTGCAAGTGTTATGCTGATTGCCGGGCAGCCGGGTATAGGTAAGTCTACGCTATTAATGCAGTTGGCACATAAGGTTTCGCTTGACCGCAAAATTTTGTATATAAGCGGCGAGGAATCTACTGGCCAAGTTAAGGTTCGCGCCACAAGGCTAGGCGCCGAGCACGAGAATTTGCATTTGGCGTCGTCTACTTCGGCCGATGACATAGCTGCGACAATCAAACAAGGCAGTTACCGGGTTGTTATTGTTGACTCCATCCAGACTTTGGCCATGCAAAGTTTAAGTTCGGCCCCCGGAAGCGTTGGTCAAATAACCAATTCGTCTAACTTGTTGACTCAGGCCGCCAAGGCCAGCAATACCGCGCTTATTTTGGTCGGGCATGTTACAAAAGAGGGGAGTATTGCAGGGCCAAAAGTTCTAGAGCACATGGTAGACGTGGTCTTGAATCTAGAAGGTGATAGATATGGAGGTTTTAAGGTACTACGCGCGATCAAAAATCGTTACGGCTCCACAAACGAGGCGGCGATATTTGAAATGGATGACAGTGGTCTAGTCCCAGTCGCCAACCCGTCCGCCGCGCTCTTGGCAGAGCGTGTAAATAGTGATGGCTCGGTCGTTTTGGCGACGCTTGAAGGCAACCGACCCCTGTTGGTCGAGATTCAAGCTCTTGTAAATAAGACAAATTTCGGGTATCCTAAGCGTGCGGCCTCGGGCTTTGATGTTAATAGACTTAGCTTGTTGGTTGCTGTGCTGGAGAGACGCACAAAATTGCAATTATCGGATTGCGACATTTATATAAATGTTGTTGGTGGAATAAAACTCCAGGATCCTGCCGCTGACCTTGCTGTTTGTATGGCGATTGCATCCGCCGCCAAAGAAATGGCACTAAGCGACGATACTGTTGTTTTTGGTGAAGTAGGCTTAAGCGGTGAAGTACGTAGTGCTCCGCAGGCCGAAAAGCGAATCGCCGAAGCTAAAAAACTTGGTTTTAAAACTGCAATTGCTCCAAGGGGTAAACAGAATAAATTTATTAGTCCTGTGGGTTCAATGCGCGATGCTTTGAATGCACATCTAAAAAGAAAGTAGTAAACTAAACTTATGATTTCATTTAAAAAACGTGACAAGCAAAAGAACGTGTCGCTTATTTTAGACACATCGGGAATTATAGATGGCCGAATTATCGCTATTGCTAAGGCTGGTTTTGCACCACAAACAATTGTAGTGCCACAGTTCGTGGTAGCCGAGCTTCAACATTTAGCAGATACTGGCGACAGCCAAAAACGTGAGCGAGCGCGTTTTGGCCTTGATGTAATTCGCGAACTACAGGATCTGCGACGAGTAGAAGTTGTAGTTGCGCGCGAAAAATTTAAAAACATTAAAGAAGTCGACGATAAGCTTATTGCGCTCGCTAAAGAACATGGCGCGCTGCTTTATACTACCGATTACAACTTAAATAAAGTTGCCCAGATAGAGGGGATTACTGTACTAAATGTTAATGAGTTAGCTCAAGCTCTTAGACCGCCTCGCCTACCGGGTGAGCAGGTTGAACTCAAAATTACTCAGCTCGGACAAGATAAAACCCAAGGCGTTGGATATTTAGATGACGGTACGATGGTTGTAGTAGAGAACGCAGGTAAAATGGTCGGTCAAAAAGTGCGTGTGCAGTTTAGCCGAATTTTGCAAACACAAGCTGGTAAAATGATGTTTGCTATTAAGCAAGATGGGGAACGTGTCGATGGTCACGTAAAGCACGAACAGCGTGATTTTAAACGTAATCAGCCACAAAGTAACCGTCAAAAGCCAGTTAATAAGCATCCGCAGTCGAATCAAAGCTGGCATTCGCATAGTCAGCAGAGCAATAAGCAAGGCAATAAACGACGTCCGTCGCCGGAAGATAGTCTACTTGCGGCTATCGATCGCCAGGACTAACCACACAAAAACACTCGGTAAAAGCCGAGTGTT
Protein-coding regions in this window:
- the nusA gene encoding transcription termination factor NusA, producing the protein MDDLNVKQLGLSAKQIADEKNLPEDMVHDIIEQAIAAAYRRDFGDREQEVRATLNTSTGEATVYVSKEVVDEVSDETMEISLADAKKIKKDAAVGETVEVTDHPKTFGRVAAQTAKQVILQKLREAEREVVMAEFADKIGTVITGTVQRVEPRVVRVELGKASGIIPLSEQIPGEYYSIGARVKVYLKDVERGNRGPQLILSRANEAFVEYLFRQEVPEMETGAVEIKAIAREAGRRTKIAVLSTVPGVDPVGTFVGGHGTRVQAVMNEIGENEKVDIITFSDDAQTFITNALSPAEVVSIKIDQDKKHAKVAVDPSQLSVAIGRGGQNVRLASRLTGYELDIEAANGEAKNSKPKPKKNIEDSLLNAIEENQ
- a CDS encoding TRAM domain-containing protein, which gives rise to MISFKKRDKQKNVSLILDTSGIIDGRIIAIAKAGFAPQTIVVPQFVVAELQHLADTGDSQKRERARFGLDVIRELQDLRRVEVVVAREKFKNIKEVDDKLIALAKEHGALLYTTDYNLNKVAQIEGITVLNVNELAQALRPPRLPGEQVELKITQLGQDKTQGVGYLDDGTMVVVENAGKMVGQKVRVQFSRILQTQAGKMMFAIKQDGERVDGHVKHEQRDFKRNQPQSNRQKPVNKHPQSNQSWHSHSQQSNKQGNKRRPSPEDSLLAAIDRQD
- a CDS encoding ATP-dependent Clp protease ATP-binding subunit, which produces MNSANDFFEFINYLTDNAKSSLQRADTIARSLGSAYIGTEHLLLGVLSQESSVASQLLVESGVTLERARVALNLTPRALVVNSGAKGLSETAKLTLKLSWDIAQEFNQDFCGTEHILFSILSQKNARATVLLRDMNVDVDQLTAQLEQYLNRQQEYRGTSPTKAQQSKLSASLGKFGVDLTDKAARGELDPVIGRDKQIKRMITILGRRSKNNPVLLGDPGVGKTAIVEGLAQRIVAEEVPDFLLDKQIFMLDLAGMIAGTKYRGEFEERLKKLINEMKTNPNLIVFIDEIHLLSGAGAAEGAIDAGNMLKPALARGKARVIGATTTDEYRKHIEKDTALERRFQTVTVPEPSVKESVAILRGLKKYYERHHGVEVADEVIDDVAYLAKRYIGDRFMPDKAIDLLDEAAATVRVEKGKTPVELRKLTQELKQLSAKMEESVEAEDYERAALYKTRISQINGQINKLRNNKQDGEKLTVTSDDVAKTISTMTGVPVERVIKSEAKYLLHLEKHLAKSIIGQQEAVEAVARAIRRNRVGIGEQKRPIGSFLFMGPTGVGKTELARVLARELFGSSDSLIKIDMSEFSERHTSARLVGAPAGYVGYDDAGQLTDKIRRQPYSVVLFDEIEKAHPDVFNILLQILEDGQLSDAKGRKVDFTNTVVILTSNLGAERMQKEASLGFTATSAKDRDNLNDLHNKNRDAAMAELKKSMRPELINRFDKIVVFGAHTKPEVKKILDVELAKLEKRLSRQHVAVKLNAAAKALMIEFGYDPQNGVRPLRRAIQDHIEDEIAAGLLEERYTKGDVIAVAAKRGKFSFTRIGE
- the radA gene encoding DNA repair protein RadA, with the protein product MPKKPTSQYVCQQCSAIRTKWAGRCDSCGAWNSLVEQPVEPTGASAVASSHGKALQPSSITKVEASDQAGRITSGIPDVDSVLGGGIVPASVMLIAGQPGIGKSTLLMQLAHKVSLDRKILYISGEESTGQVKVRATRLGAEHENLHLASSTSADDIAATIKQGSYRVVIVDSIQTLAMQSLSSAPGSVGQITNSSNLLTQAAKASNTALILVGHVTKEGSIAGPKVLEHMVDVVLNLEGDRYGGFKVLRAIKNRYGSTNEAAIFEMDDSGLVPVANPSAALLAERVNSDGSVVLATLEGNRPLLVEIQALVNKTNFGYPKRAASGFDVNRLSLLVAVLERRTKLQLSDCDIYINVVGGIKLQDPAADLAVCMAIASAAKEMALSDDTVVFGEVGLSGEVRSAPQAEKRIAEAKKLGFKTAIAPRGKQNKFISPVGSMRDALNAHLKRK